The following are encoded together in the Nocardioides thalensis genome:
- a CDS encoding acyl-CoA dehydrogenase, producing MSIAITDEQVELAASLRKWAASLGPIDAVRAAEGDADARFDDLWGAVEEMGVAAIALPEGAGGGGGTLLDQAVALEACAYELVPGGLLGAAVGALATGTPGRYGVRVHPDGVVWDGGGALGIDLSARHGAGAPGSAEVVEADDRTRRIAVTLAAAEASGVARWCLDTAVEYAKTREQFGQKIGAFQAVKHLCAQMLETAEAINAAAWDASAAHDTGDEEQWAFAVDVAQATCFDGAVEVAKGCIQVLGGIGFTYEHDAHLYYRRALSLRSLVGSADVAAERVTAAAVQGVRRRVDVDLGGLDEPLRPGIRAEVERIAALPAAEQRAALTDTGYLTPHWPAPYGLGADPVTQVVIDQELARAGVTRPDLVIAGWAVPTILQHGTDEQRERFVRPSLLGELVWCQLFSEPGSGSDLASLRTRAVKVDGGWRLTGQKVWTSVAERADWGICLARTDADVPQHKGITYFLVDMRTAGIEVRPLREITGEALFNEVFLDDVFVPDECVVAEPGDGWRLARTTLANERVAMASARLGKSVERAVELAASRDLGPVQRVKVGHAVALATVCGLLGVRTTLRAIGGHGPGPESSVAKLLGVRSRQDSSELVVALQGDELAVVGGVARADGDRALSADAWEMLNTRCLSIAGGTTQILRNVAGERILGLPR from the coding sequence ATGTCGATCGCCATCACCGACGAGCAGGTCGAGCTGGCTGCCAGCCTGCGCAAGTGGGCGGCCAGCCTGGGCCCGATCGACGCCGTGCGCGCGGCCGAGGGTGACGCCGACGCCCGCTTCGACGACCTGTGGGGTGCCGTCGAGGAGATGGGCGTCGCGGCGATCGCCCTGCCGGAGGGGGCAGGCGGTGGCGGTGGCACGCTGCTCGACCAGGCCGTCGCGCTCGAGGCCTGCGCCTACGAGCTGGTGCCCGGTGGCCTGCTCGGGGCGGCCGTCGGAGCGCTGGCCACCGGCACGCCGGGGCGGTACGGCGTCCGGGTGCACCCCGACGGCGTCGTGTGGGACGGCGGCGGGGCGCTCGGCATCGACCTGAGCGCGCGGCACGGCGCGGGCGCGCCGGGGTCCGCGGAGGTGGTCGAGGCCGACGACAGGACCCGGCGGATCGCGGTCACCCTCGCCGCGGCCGAGGCCTCGGGCGTCGCCCGCTGGTGCCTCGACACCGCGGTGGAGTACGCGAAGACCCGCGAGCAGTTCGGCCAGAAGATCGGCGCCTTCCAGGCGGTCAAGCACCTGTGCGCGCAGATGCTCGAGACCGCCGAGGCGATCAACGCCGCCGCGTGGGACGCCTCCGCGGCGCACGACACCGGCGACGAGGAGCAGTGGGCGTTCGCTGTCGACGTCGCGCAGGCGACCTGCTTCGACGGCGCCGTCGAGGTCGCCAAGGGTTGCATCCAGGTGCTCGGCGGCATCGGCTTCACCTACGAGCACGACGCCCACCTCTACTACCGGCGCGCGCTCTCGCTGCGGTCGCTCGTCGGGTCCGCCGACGTGGCGGCGGAGCGGGTCACGGCCGCCGCCGTGCAGGGCGTACGGCGCCGCGTGGACGTCGACCTCGGCGGGCTCGACGAGCCGCTGCGACCCGGCATCCGGGCCGAGGTGGAGCGGATCGCCGCGCTGCCGGCAGCGGAGCAGCGGGCAGCGCTCACCGACACCGGCTACCTGACTCCGCACTGGCCGGCGCCGTACGGTCTCGGCGCCGACCCGGTCACCCAGGTCGTCATCGACCAGGAGCTGGCCCGTGCCGGCGTCACCCGGCCCGACCTGGTGATCGCCGGGTGGGCGGTGCCGACGATCCTCCAGCACGGCACCGACGAGCAGCGGGAGCGGTTCGTGCGACCCTCGCTGCTCGGCGAGCTGGTGTGGTGCCAGCTGTTCTCCGAGCCCGGCTCGGGCTCCGACCTCGCGTCGCTGCGCACCAGGGCCGTCAAGGTCGACGGCGGCTGGAGGCTCACCGGCCAGAAGGTGTGGACCTCCGTCGCCGAGCGTGCCGACTGGGGCATCTGCCTGGCGCGCACCGACGCCGACGTGCCGCAGCACAAGGGCATCACCTACTTCCTCGTCGACATGCGCACCGCCGGGATCGAGGTGCGGCCGTTGCGCGAGATCACCGGCGAGGCGCTGTTCAACGAGGTGTTCCTCGACGACGTCTTCGTGCCCGACGAGTGCGTCGTCGCCGAGCCGGGCGACGGCTGGCGGTTGGCGCGCACCACGCTCGCCAACGAGCGCGTCGCGATGGCCAGCGCGCGGCTCGGCAAGAGCGTCGAGCGCGCCGTCGAGCTCGCGGCGAGCCGCGACCTGGGGCCGGTGCAGCGGGTGAAGGTCGGCCACGCGGTCGCGCTCGCGACCGTGTGCGGGCTGCTCGGCGTGCGCACCACGCTGCGGGCGATCGGTGGTCACGGGCCCGGGCCGGAGTCGAGCGTGGCCAAGCTGCTCGGCGTCCGCAGCCGTCAGGACTCCTCGGAGCTGGTGGTCGCCCTCCAGGGCGACGAGCTCGCGGTGGTCGGCGGCGTGGCCCGAGCCGACGGCGACAGGGCCCTGTCCGCCGACGCCTGGGAGATGCTCAACACCCGCTGCCTGTCGATCGCGGGCGGTACGACGCAGATCCTCCGCAACGTCGCGGGAGAACGGATCCTCGGCCTGCCCCGTTGA
- a CDS encoding alpha/beta hydrolase, with protein sequence MGFVRRQAVTAALTANAIRPLPGFRTGIPAFFAGWITGELAPHVLAVTAGDTAVHLARGRRDRLGLALAGASALGLGYLITQSRTAVHDAEEALVEGLGVDYVEQLDAKPTPADLKTEWRRLVNPFAFGRAASKAGVEVQRNIPFAPYGKRGMLDIYTSADTPESGAPVLLQVHGGAWVIGTKEQQGLPLMQQMAAKGWVCVAINYRLAPRDRWPAQIEDVKRAIAWIKDNIADYGGDPDYVAITGGSAGGHLTALAALTPNDPAFQPGFEGADTSVQAAVPHYGVYDWTGDDGNRNVALMRDRFLAPRVVQAPYDAAREVYENASPLQRVTSDAPDFFVIHGSHDTLVGVHQARELVRRLRETSKRTVVYAELPGAQHAFDVFPSIRSQHVVKAIDRYLHWHWNCWRREHAESAETGA encoded by the coding sequence ATGGGTTTCGTACGCCGACAGGCGGTGACCGCGGCGCTCACCGCCAACGCGATCCGGCCGCTCCCGGGCTTCCGCACCGGCATCCCGGCGTTCTTCGCGGGCTGGATCACCGGTGAGCTGGCGCCGCACGTGCTCGCGGTGACCGCGGGCGACACCGCGGTGCACCTGGCCCGCGGCCGGCGCGACCGGCTCGGCCTCGCGCTCGCCGGCGCGAGCGCGCTCGGCCTCGGCTACCTGATCACCCAGAGCCGGACCGCCGTCCACGACGCCGAGGAGGCGCTCGTCGAGGGGCTCGGCGTCGACTATGTCGAGCAGCTCGACGCCAAGCCCACCCCGGCCGACCTCAAGACCGAGTGGCGGCGGCTGGTGAACCCGTTCGCGTTCGGCCGCGCCGCGTCGAAGGCCGGCGTCGAGGTGCAGCGCAACATCCCGTTCGCCCCCTACGGCAAGCGCGGCATGCTCGACATCTACACCTCGGCCGACACCCCCGAGTCCGGAGCCCCCGTCCTGCTCCAGGTCCACGGCGGCGCCTGGGTGATCGGCACGAAGGAGCAGCAGGGCCTCCCGCTGATGCAGCAGATGGCCGCCAAGGGCTGGGTGTGCGTCGCGATCAACTACCGCCTCGCCCCGCGCGACCGGTGGCCGGCGCAGATCGAGGACGTGAAGCGTGCGATCGCGTGGATCAAGGACAACATCGCCGACTACGGCGGCGACCCCGACTACGTGGCCATCACCGGCGGCTCCGCCGGCGGGCATCTCACCGCGCTGGCTGCGCTGACCCCCAACGACCCGGCCTTCCAGCCCGGTTTCGAGGGCGCCGACACGTCCGTCCAGGCCGCGGTGCCGCACTACGGCGTCTACGACTGGACCGGCGACGACGGCAACCGCAACGTCGCGCTGATGCGCGACAGGTTCCTCGCACCACGCGTCGTGCAGGCGCCGTACGACGCCGCGCGCGAGGTCTACGAGAACGCCTCGCCCCTGCAGCGCGTGACCTCGGACGCCCCCGACTTCTTCGTCATCCACGGCTCGCACGACACCCTCGTCGGCGTGCACCAGGCGCGGGAGCTCGTGCGCCGGCTGCGCGAGACGTCGAAGCGGACCGTCGTCTATGCCGAGCTCCCCGGCGCGCAGCACGCGTTCGACGTGTTCCCCTCGATCCGCTCCCAGCACGTCGTCAAGGCGATCGACCGCTACCTGCACTGGCACTGGAACTGCTGGCGCAGGGAGCACGCCGAGTCGGCAGAAACTGGCGCCTGA